The following coding sequences are from one Solea solea chromosome 4, fSolSol10.1, whole genome shotgun sequence window:
- the LOC131458361 gene encoding heart- and neural crest derivatives-expressed protein 1-like — protein MNLIGGYQHHHHLMHEPFPFVHQRCHQDAPYFQSWVVNHHGDVPQDFHHVQAPYAAAELGAPGAAAHDPRLVEGLQAGMGKRRASGPKKERRRTESINTAFAELRECIPNVPADTKLSKIKTLRLATSYIAYLMDVLAKDSGETEGFKAEIKKFENRDMKRKRELTDGLPDSLGAEKKVKGRTGWPQQVWALELNQ, from the exons ATGAACCTGATCGGGGGTTACCAGCACCATCACCACCTCATGCACGAGCCCTTCCCGTTCGTGCACCAGCGGTGTCACCAGGACGCGCCGTACTTCCAGAGCTGGGTGGTGAACCACCACGGGGACGTGCCGCAGGATTTCCACCACGTCCAGGCGCCGTACGCGGCCGCGGAGCTCGGCGCGCCCGGAGCCGCCGCGCACGACCCGCGGCTGGTGGAGGGGCTCCAGGCGGGGATGGGGAAGCGCAGGGCGTCAGGGCCGAAGAAGGAGCGCCGCAGGACGGAGAGCATCAACACGGCCTTCGCGGAGCTGCGGGAGTGCATCCCCAACGTCCCCGCGGACACCAAACTGTCCAAAATCAAAACTTTACGGCTGGCGACGAGTTACATCGCCTACCTGATGGACGTGCTGGCCAAAGACTCCGGCGAGACGGAGGGATTTAAGGCCGAGATTAAAAAATTTGAAAACCGGGATATGAAAAGGAAGCGAGAGCTg accgACGGTCTGCCGGATTCTTTAGGAGCAGAGAAGAAGGTCAAAGGTCGCACCGGTTGGCCGCAGCAGGTTTGGGCGCTGGAGCTCAACCAGTGa